The sequence below is a genomic window from Streptomyces sp. NBC_00582.
CCGACGCCGGTGCCGTACTCGACGGTCAGCGGGGCGTCCTTCCGTACGAGGGGGGTGAGTTTCGTCCTGGCCACGGTCGTGCCGTTCTCCGACACGGTGCCGCTGCCCAGCCAGCGCGGTCCCCCGGGCACCGGGACCGTCCGCGCGGAGCCGTCGGACCCGGTGGAGAGCAGCCGTTCGACGGTGAGCCGGTGCCCCTGCGGGCGGCCGTCGGGGGAGGCGCCGTCGAGCTGAAGCCCGGTCAGCCGCAGCGGGCCGGCCGGTGCGGCGCGCCCGCCGGTCGCCGTCACGTCCAGGTCCACGACGGCCCGGTGCACCCGTCCGTCCACGGGGACCTTCCCGGCGCTCAGCCGGTAGGCGATGCCGTAGCCGTCCTCGACGACCAGGGTCAGCTGCGGCGCGAGGCCGGAGGGGCGCGACCCCGCCCCCGTGACGTCGGTGAGCCGTACGTCGAGTGAGACCCGCCGGGTGCCGTCCGGCAGCCGTATCGCGCGGTCGGTGTCCTTCGCGGGGGCGAGCGACCGCAGCAGCCGCGCCGGGGTCTCGTCGGCGAGGTCGCCGCGCAGCAGCATCCCGTCGCGGGCGTGGGCCGTGTCCAGGGCGAGGACCGTGGCCGTACGGCCGCCGGAGAGGTCCAGGGTGGTGCGATGGGCGGGGGCGGCGTCCCGGGCCCCGGGCAGCGCGGTGTAGAGACCCGTCTGGCCGGGGCTGCCCGGCCTGGTGTCGAGGACCCGCACGGCGGCGCCGGTGCGGAAGTCGGCCTGGTCGTCCTGCGACCGGTCCCAGGACGCGCCGTGTCCGATCGCCAGCATCCCGGTCGTCACGGCCACCACCAGCAGCAGCACCGGGCCCGCCCCGCGCAGCGGGCGCCGGCTGAACTGCCAGCCCGCGAGCGCCGCCGGCAGGCCCCGCCCGCTCGAGGACCGCCGCTCCGCGAGCCGGGCCACCAGCGGCAGCAGCCGCAGCGTCAGCACCGTGCCCGCCAGCAGCGCCAGCGCGGGCGCGGCGACCAGCAGCGGATCGACGCCCAGCTCCCCGGCCCGGTCCCGGCTGAGCGCGCCGCCGCCGGCGTCGGTCCGCCGGCCGAGCCGCCAGTAGGCGATCCCCGCGATCAGCAGCAGCGCGACATCGGCTCCGGCGCGCACCGGCGCGGCCGAGGCCGCGGCCCGGACCCGGCGCAGCCGTACGGGCGCGCCCGCCGTCGCCGCCAGCGCGGGCGCCACGACCGCCGCCGCGCAGGCCGCGGCGACCCCGCACGCGACCAGCCACACGCGGCCCGCCGGGGCGGTGTCCAGGCGCAGTCCCAGCCGGTCGAGGGAGGACCAGCGGGCGAGCAGCCCGGCCAGCGGACCGGACAGCAGCGCGGCACCGACCGCCGCCGGCACCGCGAGCAGCAGCGCCTCCAGCGCCGCCAGCCCCGCGATACGGCCGCGCGATCCGCCCCTGGCCCGCAGCAGTTCGGTCTCGCCCGCCCGCTCGCCGTCCAGCAGCCGGGCCACGAGCAGCAGCGCGTACCCGGCGAGCAGCATCAGCTGCACCGAGACGATCGCCAGGGTGGAGCGGGAGACGAGCAGGGCCCGCGCGGTCCGGTCGAGCAGGCCGGGCAGGTCGGTGCGCACGGACGCGCTCTCCCCGAGCGCCTCGCGCAGCTCCCCTGCCGCCCGTGCGTTCGCCGTGCGCAGCCGGTCGATGCCGTCGGTGGTGAGCGTGCGGTAGTCGGCCGTCGCCACCCAGGTGGTGCCGTCGGTGGTTGCGCGGCCCGAGGCGAGCACGGAGGCGTCGGCCAGCAGCGGGCCGTAGGTGGTGAAGACGACCGTGCGCACGCCCTGCCCGCCCAGGGAGTCCGCCTGCCAGTACGGGTCGGCGGTGTCGGCCGCCCGGTAGACACCGGTCACCCGGACCGTCAGGGGCTTCCCGGTCAGCCGGTCGCCGAGCTCGACGCGCGCCCCGGGCCCGAGCCGCAGCCGGTCGGCGGCCGCCTCGGGCAGCGCGACGGGCACCGGCGCGGTCCGGGCCGGTGCCGGGCCGGGCAGGGTGCCCGCGACCAGCCGGATCCGGGACGGGTCCAGGGAGGCGAGGAAGGTGAGGTCGGGCTGTCCCGCCCGCTGGGTTCCGGGCAGCGCGTACGCCGTCGAACGCTCCAGCGCCCGCACGGTCACCGGCAGCCCGTCGAACGCCTCCCGCGCCCGCCGGGTCACGGTCCGCGCCGCCTCGTCGCGGGGTACGTCCGTCTCGACCACCAGCGCCGCCGAGGCCGCCGCCCGGCCGCTCAGCGTGGTGCGCAGGGCCGCGTCGCCGACGGAACCGGAGAACGCGGCGAGCGCGGCGAGCACCGAGGAGGTCAGGAGCACCGCCAGCAGGGCGGCCGTGAGCAGCAGCCGGTGCGCGCGCACGCGCAGCACCAAGAAGCCCGTCACGCTTCCCCCGCCCCCCGAAGTCCCCCTACGCGGCATGCATATCACGGAGTTACCGGGCGGGTACATGTGTTCGGGGCGCGATGCGTGCGGCACTTGACGGTGTGGGCGGGCAGCGGATGGGATGCCGGGATGACGGACACCACCGCCGCCCTCGCGACCGGCACCACCGATCGTGCGGCGGACCCCATGCTGCTCGTGGAGGATCTGCACCACTCCTACGGCACGGGCGCCGCCGCCGTCCACGCGCTGCGCGGGGCGTCCTTCACCGTCGGGCGCGGCGAACTGGTCGCCCTCAAGGGCCGTTCCGGCTCCGGCAAGACGACCCTGCTGCATCTGATCGGCGGCCTCGACTCCCCGCAGCGCGGCCGGATCGTCCTCGACGGCACCGATCTGTCGACGCTCGGCGAGAGCGGGCTGCTGGAGCTGCGCCGCGACCGGATCGGGTTCGTCTTCCAGTCGTTCGGGCTGATCCCGATCCTCACCGCCGCCGAGAACGTGGGCGTGCCGCTGCGGCTGCGCCAGGCCGAGCCGCGTGAACGCGACGAGCGGGTGGCCCTGTTGCTGGCCCTGGTGGGTCTCGCCGGGCACGAGGCACAGCGGCCGGCCGAGCTCTCGGGCGGTCAGCAGCAGCGGGTCGCCATCGCCCGCGCCCTCGCCAACCGGCCCGCCCTGCTGCTCGCCGACGAGCCGACCGGCCAGCTCGACGCCGCCACCGGCCTCGCGGTGATGGAACTGCTGCGGGCCGTGGTGCGCGGCGAGGGCGTCACGGCCCTCGTCGCCACCCACGACCCCCAACTCCTGGGCCTCGCCGACCGGGTGCTGGAGCTCGGCGACGGCGAGGTCGTCGAGCGTCCCTGATCAGGTGAGCTGCTGGACCTTCGCCCACGCGCACACCAGCAGCAGCACCAGCAGCGCCCCGCACACCCCCGCCTGGATCCACGGCCGGCGCCGGTCCCGGGGCGCGTAGGCGAAGGCCAGGGCCACCGCGCCGCCCGTCAGCAGGCCGCCCAGGTGTCCCTGCCAGGACGTCAGGCCCGCCGAGATCACCAGCCACAGCAGCAGCCCCGCCATGAACCGGTTGACCTGGCTCATGTCGGCGCCCAGCCGGCGGGCCAGGACGTAGTAGGCGGCGCCGACGCCGAAGATCGCGCCGGAGGCGCCGACCGTGAAGACCATGGGGACGATCAGCAGCACCAGCACCGAACCGCCGAGCGCCGACAGCAGGTAGAGGGCGAGATAGCGGATCCGGCCGAGCTGGGCCTCCACCACCCGGCCCAGGTTCCACAGCGACACCATGTTCATCACGATGTGCAGGATCCCGAACGTGCCCTGGGTGGGCGGCTGATGCAGGAACGCCCCGGTGAGCAGCCGGTACCACTCGCCGTGCGCGACGCCCCAGGGGACGTAGCCGGGCGGCAGGGTGCCGAGCACGGCGAACCGGTTGACGACGTCCTCGTCCACCAACTCCGCCAGATACGCGAGCACGTTGAGCCCGATCAGCGCGTACGTCACCAGCGGCACCGCCGACACCCGGCCGCCGACGACGGTACGGGCCTGACGCACCGACCGCGCGCCCTCCCGTACGCACTCGGGACACTGGTGGCCGACGGCCGCCTCCCGCATGCAGTCCGGGCAGATGAAGCGCTCGCAACGGACGCAGCGGACGTGGGACTCCACCTTGGGATGGCGGTAGCAGGTGGTGACGGTGGACTCGGACTCCACGGACCGGCTCCTCGGGGCGTTTCTCGGCTGGGTGTTTCGCGGCGGGGCGTTTCTCGGCGGGGTGCTTCTCGACAAGAGCGAACAAAATAGCGAACGCCGCCGGGTGTGGGAGGGTGGGGGCCATGGTCGCGATCAGTCTGAGCAAGGTCCAGGAGACCGCTCCCGCGCTGGTGAACCTCTACAAGAGCGCCGGGGTGTCCCTCACGAAGCACGGTCTGGACGGCCGGCGGGCCGCCGTCTACCTGGTGGTCGACTACTCGGGGTCGATGAAGCCGTACTACCGGGACGGCAGCGTGCAGGCGCTGGCCGACCGGGTGCTGGGCCTGTCCGCGCACCTCGACGACGACGGCCGGGTCCCCGTCGTGTTCTTCTCCACCGACGTCGACGCCGTCACCGACATCGAACTCGCCGGCCACCAGGGGCGGGTGGAGCGGATCGTGGCCGGGCTCGGGCACATGGGGAAGACCAGCTACCACCTGGCGATGGACGCGGTCATCGACCACTACCTCGACAGCGGCACGCGTGAGCCCGCGCTTGTCGTCTTCCAGACCGACGGCGGCCCCATCAACAAGCTCGCCGCCGAACGCTATCTGTGCAAGGCGGCCAGGCTGCCGCTGTTCTGGCAGTTCATCGGCTTCGGCGACCGGGGCAGCAAGCAGTTCGACTTCCTGCGCAAGCTCGACGAACTCGCCGTACCCGGCAAGCGCGTGGTCGACAACGCCGGGTTCTTCCACGCCGGTCCGGATCCGCGCCGGGTCTCCGACGCGGAGCTCTACGACCGGCTGGTGGGCGAGTTCCCCAAGTGGCTGGTGGCGGCGCGGGCGGCGGGGATCGTACGGCCGTAGCCTGCTACAGGGTGAGCAGCCGTGCGGCGAAGCGCTCTCCCATACGGAGGTGGGTCGCCGCGTCGGGGTGAAGGCCGTCGGGGAGCGGGAGTTCGCCGGCGTCGGCCTCGCCGTACAGCTCGCGGCCGTCCAGGTAGTGCAGGTGCGGGTCGTCGGCCGAGCGCTGCTCCACCAGGCGGGCGAGTGTGTCGCGGATGACGCGCAGCGTGAGCTTTCCGCTCGCCACCTCGGCCGGGTCGCCCATCGGCTGGAACCACGGCTTGCCCTCGGCGGCCGCGGTGAAGTCCAGGGCGGTCGGTCCGGGGGTGTCCTCGTGCATGGGGCACAGGATCGGTGAGACGACCAGCAGCGGGACGGTCGGACGGCCCTCGCGGATCGTGTCGAGGAAGCCGTGGACGGCGGGGCCGAAGGCGCGCAGCCGCATCAGATCGGTGTTGACCAGGTTGATGCCGATCTTGACGCTGATCAGGTCGGCGGGGGTGTCGCGCAGCGCGCGGGCGGTGAACGGGTCGAGCAGGGCGCTGCCGCCCAGCCCCAGGTTGATCAGCTCCACGCCGCTCAGCGACGCCGCGTGCGCCGGCCAGACGCCGGTCGGGCTCGCCGCGTCGGAGCCGTGGCTGATCGAACTGCCGTGGTGCAGCCACACCCTGCGGCCCGAGGGCGGGGCGGGCTCGACCGGGGCGTCGGTGCGCAGCGCGAGGAGCTCGGTGGTCTCGTTGTGCGGGAGCCAGATCTCGATGTCCTTCGGCCCGCCCGGCAGAGCGGTGAAGCGGACGGTGCCCGGCTCGCCGGGGGAGAGGTCGCTGGTGCCGGCCGCCATGTCGACGGTCAGGGTGCGGCCGCCGCCCGTCACGCTCGCGTGCCCGGCCGGGCGGCCGTCGACGAGGAGGTCGTAGACGCCGTCGGGGCGGGGCGGCGCGCCCACATAGGCCCGCCGGGTGGGCAGCGCGACCAGCTCGACGGCGGTGGCGGCGCTGCGGAAGGCCAGCCGTACGCCCGAGGGCTGGGACTCGGCCATGAGCAACTGCCCGTCGGAGCACTGGGCGCGGGCCCGGGCGGGCAGCCGGTGCGGCAGGACGCCGTGCTCGGTGCGCTCGACGTCCAGGGCGCCGCGCAGCAGGTCCGCGGTGATCGGCGTGGTGATCCACGCGGGCCCGGTCATGCGGCGGGCCAGGTGCGCAGCAGCGCGTCGAGGGCGTCCAGGACGCGGGTCCAGGTCTCGTCGGTGTCCGGGGCGCTGTGGCTGAAGCCGCCGCCCAGCTCCAGGCTGACATAGCCGTGGAAGACGCTGCCGAGCAGGCGGACCGCATGGGTCCGGTCCGGTTCCGCGAGGTCGTAGCCGCGCAGGATCGCCCGGGTCATCCGCGCGTGCCGGACCCCCGCGCTCGCGGCCGCCGTCTCCGGGTCGAGCCGGAGCTGGGCGGCGGCGTAGCGGCCGGGGTGCTCATGGGCGTAGTCGCGGTAGACGTTGGCCAGTGCGCTCAGGGCGTCCTTGCCGGCTCGTCCGGCCAGCGCCTCGGAGGCCCGGTCGGCGAGCTCCTCCAGGGCGAGCAGGGCGATCCGGGTCCGCAGGTCCTGGGAGTTGCGGACATGGGAGTACAGACTCGCCACCTTGACGTCGAACCGTCTGGCCAGCGCCGAGACGGTCACCTCGTCGAAGCCGACCTCGTCGGCCAGCTCGGCGCCCGCCCGCACCAGGCGTTCCGTGGTCAGCCCGACCCGCACCATGCCGTCTCTCCCTTCGCCTGAACCAAGTATGCATTTGCCTAAAAGCTTTAGGCAAATTACCGTCACCTCTATGAAGCCGCTGACCGAGCAACAGATCCGCGCCGCCTTCGTGAACTGCACCAAGGGCGAGGCCAAGCGCCTGTCCGTCCCGCGCGACCTGGCCGACCGGCCCTGGGACGACCTCGACTACCTCGGCTGGCGCGACCCCCAGGCCCCCGACCGCGCCTACCTCGTCGCCGAACTGGACGGCCGTCCCACGGCCCTCGCCCTGCGCGCCTCCGCCGGCGCGGTCGGGCAGGCCCGGCGGAGCATGTGCTCGATGTGCCTGACCACCCACTCCGGCGGCGTCGCCCTGATGGTCGCCCCCCGGGCGGGGCGGGCCGGCCAGCAGGGCAACTCCGTGGGCGCGTACCTGTGCGCCGACCTCGCCTGCTCGCTCTACCTGCGCGGACTGCGCGACGCGGGCATCGGCGCCCGGCTGCCCGAGACGATCACGCTGGAGGAGAAGATCCGGCGGACGACGACCAACCTCGCCGCCTTCGTCGCCAAGGTCACCGGCTGACGCTCACGCCCGGGCGGCCAGCACCTGGGCGCGGCACTCCTGCGGGGTGCCCCACGCCGTCCGCAGCGCCCGCGCCCGGGTCAGCCACAACGACAGGTCGTACTCCTCCGTGTACCCGATCGCGCCGTGCAGTTGCAGAGCCGTCCGCGCGGTGGCGTACGCCGCCTCGCAGGCGCTCACCTTCGCCGCCGCCACATCGGCGGGCGCCATCGTCACGGCGGCGCCCAGCACCAGCGGCCGGGCGAACTCCAGGGCCGTCCTCGCGTCCGCCAGCCGGTGCCTGACCGCCTGGAACGAGCCCACCGGCACCCCGAACTGCGTGCGCTGCCGCACATACGCCACCGTCCGGTCGAGCAGCGCCAGACCCACCCCCAACGCCTGGGCGGCGGTGGTGAGACGGGCCAGGAGCAGCGCCTCGGGCGCGGGCGGCCCGGCGCCGAGCAGCTCTCCGCCCGGCCGCAGCCGGGTCAGCCGCCGCGCCGGGTCCAGCGAGGCACGGACGGCGTCATGGCCGGGGGCGAGCCGCAGCCCGTCGGGCGCCAGCGACAGCCGTACGTCCGCCAGATCGCCGTCGAGCGCGTACGCCCCCTGGTACGCCACCGTCGCCACCGAGCCGCCCGCCGCCAGCGCCGGCAACAGCCTCTTCGCGGGGCCCGGTTCGCGGATCAGGGCCGCCGCGGTCACCGTCTCCACCACGGGACCCGGCACCGCGTGCCGCCCCAGCTCCACGAACGCCACCGCCAGATCGACCGGCCGGAGCCCCAGCCCGTCGTACGCCTCCGGAACCGCCAGCGCGAACACCCCCGCGTCGGCGAGCCGCAACCACAGCGCCCGGCCCGGTCCGTGCTCCCCCCGGCCCCACGCCCGCACCGCCTTCGGCGTGTCCGCCGCCGTCAGCAGCGCGTCCAGGGAAGCGGCGAACGCCCGCTGCTCGGCGTCCAGGAGGAAGCGCATCAGCGGCGTCCCTTCGGCAGGCCGAGCAGCCGCTCGGCGACGATGTCGCGCTGGATCTCGTTGGTGCCCGCGTAGATGGGACCGGCGAGCGAGAACACATACCGCTCCGCCCAGTCGGTGTCCGCCCGCTCCCCCTCCTCGCCCAGCAGGTCGAGCGCCGTCTCGTGCAGCGCGATGTCGTACTCGGACCAGAAGAGCTTGTTCAGGCTGGACTCCGGGCCGAGCCGCTCGCCCGCGAGGAAACGGCAGGCGGCCCCATAGGTGAAGAGCTGGTACGCGCGGGCGCCGATCAGCGCGTCCGCGACCCGCGCGCCCTCCTCCGGGGGGCCGCCCCGCTCGCGCCACAGGGCGTGCAGACGCTCGGCGGACGCCAGGAAGCGGCCCGGGGAGCGCAGCGTGAGCCCGCGTTCGTTGGCCGCCGTCGACATCGCGATCCGCCAGCCCTGCCCGGGAGCGCCGATCACGTCCTCGTCCGGCACGAACACCTCGTCCAGGAACAGCTCCGCGAACGCCGGCTTCCCGTCGAGCCGGCCGATCGGACGGACGGTCACCCCGGGCGCGCGCAGGTCGAACATGACGTAGGTGAGCCCCTGGTGGGGCTTCGCGGCGTCCGGGTCGCTGCGGAACAGACCGAAGGCGCGGTCGGCGAAGGCCGCGCGCGACGACCAGGTCTTCTGACCGCTCAAGCGCCAGCCGCCGTCCGCGCGCACCGCCCGCGAACGCAGAGCGGCCAGGTCCGAACCGGCCTCCGGCTCCGACCACGCCTGTGCCCACACCGTCTCGCCGCGCGCCATCGGCGGCAGCACCCGGGTCCGCTGTTCCTCGGTGCCGTGCTCCAGCAGGGTCGGGGCCAGCAGGCTGATCCCGTTCTGGTTGACGCGCCCCGGGGCGCCCGCCGCGTAGTACTCCTCCTCGAACAGCAGCCAGCGGATCAGACCGCAGTCCCGGCCGCCGTAGCGCGCGGGCCAGTCCACCACCGACCAGCCGCCGGCGGCCAGTTCCGCCTCCCAGGCGCGGTGCGCCGCGAACCCCTGCGCCGTCTCCAGGGACGGCGGCGCGACCGCGGGCACGTGTGCGTCCAG
It includes:
- a CDS encoding FtsX-like permease family protein; translated protein: MTGFLVLRVRAHRLLLTAALLAVLLTSSVLAALAAFSGSVGDAALRTTLSGRAAASAALVVETDVPRDEAARTVTRRAREAFDGLPVTVRALERSTAYALPGTQRAGQPDLTFLASLDPSRIRLVAGTLPGPAPARTAPVPVALPEAAADRLRLGPGARVELGDRLTGKPLTVRVTGVYRAADTADPYWQADSLGGQGVRTVVFTTYGPLLADASVLASGRATTDGTTWVATADYRTLTTDGIDRLRTANARAAGELREALGESASVRTDLPGLLDRTARALLVSRSTLAIVSVQLMLLAGYALLLVARLLDGERAGETELLRARGGSRGRIAGLAALEALLLAVPAAVGAALLSGPLAGLLARWSSLDRLGLRLDTAPAGRVWLVACGVAAACAAAVVAPALAATAGAPVRLRRVRAAASAAPVRAGADVALLLIAGIAYWRLGRRTDAGGGALSRDRAGELGVDPLLVAAPALALLAGTVLTLRLLPLVARLAERRSSSGRGLPAALAGWQFSRRPLRGAGPVLLLVVAVTTGMLAIGHGASWDRSQDDQADFRTGAAVRVLDTRPGSPGQTGLYTALPGARDAAPAHRTTLDLSGGRTATVLALDTAHARDGMLLRGDLADETPARLLRSLAPAKDTDRAIRLPDGTRRVSLDVRLTDVTGAGSRPSGLAPQLTLVVEDGYGIAYRLSAGKVPVDGRVHRAVVDLDVTATGGRAAPAGPLRLTGLQLDGASPDGRPQGHRLTVERLLSTGSDGSARTVPVPGGPRWLGSGTVSENGTTVARTKLTPLVRKDAPLTVEYGTGVGDGRVLAAPMFTVRVDTAGAPAATSIPGVATRDFLRAAGAGVGDGIDVPLAGERLRVRIVRSVEALPTTAAGPDGGAVDGGALLLDLRAVDAALAARASVPLTPNEWWVDPAPGGAARVAAALRARPDLTPEQVLVRDETAAALLRDPLGAGPRSALTAVAVAAAALAAGGFAVSAAGARRERSAEFAVLRALGAPRRDLARLVATEQSLLVGAGLLAGLGLGTVLTRAVVPLIVLTSEAARPVPPVLVELPVARVALLLAGVAAPLLLITAVSALRRAEPAVALRHQGED
- a CDS encoding ABC transporter ATP-binding protein, yielding MTDTTAALATGTTDRAADPMLLVEDLHHSYGTGAAAVHALRGASFTVGRGELVALKGRSGSGKTTLLHLIGGLDSPQRGRIVLDGTDLSTLGESGLLELRRDRIGFVFQSFGLIPILTAAENVGVPLRLRQAEPRERDERVALLLALVGLAGHEAQRPAELSGGQQQRVAIARALANRPALLLADEPTGQLDAATGLAVMELLRAVVRGEGVTALVATHDPQLLGLADRVLELGDGEVVERP
- a CDS encoding rhomboid family intramembrane serine protease — encoded protein: MESESTVTTCYRHPKVESHVRCVRCERFICPDCMREAAVGHQCPECVREGARSVRQARTVVGGRVSAVPLVTYALIGLNVLAYLAELVDEDVVNRFAVLGTLPPGYVPWGVAHGEWYRLLTGAFLHQPPTQGTFGILHIVMNMVSLWNLGRVVEAQLGRIRYLALYLLSALGGSVLVLLIVPMVFTVGASGAIFGVGAAYYVLARRLGADMSQVNRFMAGLLLWLVISAGLTSWQGHLGGLLTGGAVALAFAYAPRDRRRPWIQAGVCGALLVLLLVCAWAKVQQLT
- a CDS encoding vWA domain-containing protein, whose amino-acid sequence is MVAISLSKVQETAPALVNLYKSAGVSLTKHGLDGRRAAVYLVVDYSGSMKPYYRDGSVQALADRVLGLSAHLDDDGRVPVVFFSTDVDAVTDIELAGHQGRVERIVAGLGHMGKTSYHLAMDAVIDHYLDSGTREPALVVFQTDGGPINKLAAERYLCKAARLPLFWQFIGFGDRGSKQFDFLRKLDELAVPGKRVVDNAGFFHAGPDPRRVSDAELYDRLVGEFPKWLVAARAAGIVRP
- a CDS encoding lipase, with translation MTGPAWITTPITADLLRGALDVERTEHGVLPHRLPARARAQCSDGQLLMAESQPSGVRLAFRSAATAVELVALPTRRAYVGAPPRPDGVYDLLVDGRPAGHASVTGGGRTLTVDMAAGTSDLSPGEPGTVRFTALPGGPKDIEIWLPHNETTELLALRTDAPVEPAPPSGRRVWLHHGSSISHGSDAASPTGVWPAHAASLSGVELINLGLGGSALLDPFTARALRDTPADLISVKIGINLVNTDLMRLRAFGPAVHGFLDTIREGRPTVPLLVVSPILCPMHEDTPGPTALDFTAAAEGKPWFQPMGDPAEVASGKLTLRVIRDTLARLVEQRSADDPHLHYLDGRELYGEADAGELPLPDGLHPDAATHLRMGERFAARLLTL
- a CDS encoding TetR/AcrR family transcriptional regulator, giving the protein MVRVGLTTERLVRAGAELADEVGFDEVTVSALARRFDVKVASLYSHVRNSQDLRTRIALLALEELADRASEALAGRAGKDALSALANVYRDYAHEHPGRYAAAQLRLDPETAAASAGVRHARMTRAILRGYDLAEPDRTHAVRLLGSVFHGYVSLELGGGFSHSAPDTDETWTRVLDALDALLRTWPAA
- a CDS encoding FBP domain-containing protein: MKPLTEQQIRAAFVNCTKGEAKRLSVPRDLADRPWDDLDYLGWRDPQAPDRAYLVAELDGRPTALALRASAGAVGQARRSMCSMCLTTHSGGVALMVAPRAGRAGQQGNSVGAYLCADLACSLYLRGLRDAGIGARLPETITLEEKIRRTTTNLAAFVAKVTG
- a CDS encoding acyl-CoA dehydrogenase family protein, with amino-acid sequence MRFLLDAEQRAFAASLDALLTAADTPKAVRAWGRGEHGPGRALWLRLADAGVFALAVPEAYDGLGLRPVDLAVAFVELGRHAVPGPVVETVTAAALIREPGPAKRLLPALAAGGSVATVAYQGAYALDGDLADVRLSLAPDGLRLAPGHDAVRASLDPARRLTRLRPGGELLGAGPPAPEALLLARLTTAAQALGVGLALLDRTVAYVRQRTQFGVPVGSFQAVRHRLADARTALEFARPLVLGAAVTMAPADVAAAKVSACEAAYATARTALQLHGAIGYTEEYDLSLWLTRARALRTAWGTPQECRAQVLAARA
- a CDS encoding acyl-CoA dehydrogenase family protein — translated: MDLALTREEEAFRAEARAWLDAHVPAVAPPSLETAQGFAAHRAWEAELAAGGWSVVDWPARYGGRDCGLIRWLLFEEEYYAAGAPGRVNQNGISLLAPTLLEHGTEEQRTRVLPPMARGETVWAQAWSEPEAGSDLAALRSRAVRADGGWRLSGQKTWSSRAAFADRAFGLFRSDPDAAKPHQGLTYVMFDLRAPGVTVRPIGRLDGKPAFAELFLDEVFVPDEDVIGAPGQGWRIAMSTAANERGLTLRSPGRFLASAERLHALWRERGGPPEEGARVADALIGARAYQLFTYGAACRFLAGERLGPESSLNKLFWSEYDIALHETALDLLGEEGERADTDWAERYVFSLAGPIYAGTNEIQRDIVAERLLGLPKGRR